A window of the Carassius gibelio isolate Cgi1373 ecotype wild population from Czech Republic chromosome B16, carGib1.2-hapl.c, whole genome shotgun sequence genome harbors these coding sequences:
- the LOC127974595 gene encoding zinc finger protein 521, whose amino-acid sequence MLGFQETKSTGSPKTYSCVACSATFHNLASLLVHQASHASDISQQPESALPTCVSCGSLFTSQDLLEKHHCAMLPTPASPVHTCICDCGEEFSDLTALEDHKKQHGSEDKVKSDLESIPVVPDNKTASSHPISDQVFHSLSPSHSHEKPLAQNPPSTSNTDIKENKSNESADMNGNKSADMDGNRSAHMDGNKSADMDGNKSADMDGNKSAHMDGNKSADMDGNKSADMDGNKSADMKNNESADMGDNESAYMDSCESADMKSNESAKMDGNESADMDGNESADIDSNILKPSESHSVTEEQVQLPEQDNDALPSSNVVNNSVQDNEKSPESSEDSAAFNKKSILKMLASAYMSHRQPVQMKQRNLPPRKVSPRAPIQPAIIMTIPKPKPLENQSKTKKDNTMVGVKTAKMLPKKSKIISVTQTLCPVVVLETRQKLVGRDNVEGRHQCRLCRRVFQDVDTLIMHHALHKKERVKFCLCCQQFVITIISVPESHVCYDGFSRNHQPLMGKMSLKPISPTDQQAEKMFYCSLCKRGYTRIRSLKKHNCPCKNSLKSPTTVGTSGNVKLQNLEECNRAFLNSKTNQMSTQHIDIGVGTESVKIEEQTTELPIGKKDQTGLKMQLKDQLNPPKTLESVFASVSNAKPTEPTKNSVELPANIGDVKQEESDKLVEKQWTMPLDDAEIDVLIDVDQKDSDEDDLTDVVGDDCDEAEDDVIVEPHEDMEMKSAVPSNGFQVHVTNKGLKRFVCNGCQRSYSRLFTLKEHLRFCDARELKLPNVTSSNTAGPIKRFPCPQCGKFFSRKDNMNMHQRKCHPATNTDSVVSNRTVEPKTPVAQENLFVLSPSTESQAVRQESTPNTSSNRNWGIMSLPSVLPRRVTCECGSSFTCPRLLFEHLQQHAQESYICPHCGENLQSWMDFEAHQQLHQAQSSPSEQRAAQQQPHSFSQAQPSRALTRPQQSPGFPEHNIKAQLPGLLAPQHLNNRPIPEALTCNKCKKNFSLRRNLLRHIRLRCNGDTADQKNHTCSRCGTTFQSPLMLKIHIQSNTCKPAFKPIRCPVCVRWFSCLDGLKRHLVSHSRQSVLTCQICDQNCPTPQALEEHKRNVHRLNSGMRPAENAQQQLHQAGAQTSPSTPTPFQCHICLRYYPKLQSLKDHLRKVHRPKQPKQTNRSTIEPVRSGPFQCQICDRFYPNIKSLKNHRRRVHHIVGGVFLPSKGTEQNITPSHFQCHICPGSYPDEQSLRNHRRRVHQIVEGQDLSRGITQHILYKCQICQRGYPDAVSLRNHRRRVHRILGPVPETPPPTTTTNNDTEDVLEQKPIPFL is encoded by the coding sequence ATGCTTGGGTTTCAAGAAACAAAATCTACTGGAAGTCCTAAAACATACAGTTGTGTGGCATGTTCAGCTACTTTTCATAATTTGGCATCACTCCTGGTGCACCAAGCGTCTCATGCAAGTGATATCTCTCAACAGCCAGAATCAGCATTACCTACTTGTGTCAGCTGTGGAAGCTTATTTACGAGCCAAGATCTCCTTGAAAAACACCACTGTGCAATGTTGCCCACTCCAGCATCTCCAGTCCACACCTGCATATGTGACTGTGGCGAGGAGTTTAGTGATCTTACAGCTCTTGAAGACCACAAAAAGCAACATGGGTCAGAAGACAAGGTCAAATCAGATTTGGAGAGTATTCCAGTTGTGCCAGATAACAAAACAGCCTCCAGCCATCCTATCTCAGACCAAGTTTTTCACAGTCTTTCGCCATCCCATTCCCATGAAAAACCCCTTGCACAAAATCCACCTTCTACTTCAAACACTGACATCAAGGAGAACAAATCCAATGAATCTGCAGACATGAACGGCAACAAATCTGCAGACATGGACGGCAACAGATCTGCACACATGGATGGCAACAAATCTGCAGACATGGATGGCAACAAATCTGCAGACATGGACGGCAACAAATCTGCACACATGGATGGCAACAAATCTGCAGACATGGATGGCAACAAATCTGCAGACATGGACGGCAACAAAtctgcagacatgaaaaacaatgaaTCTGCAGACATGGGTGACAATGAATCTGCATATATGGACAGCTGCGAATCTGCAGACATGAAAAGCAACGAATCTGCAAAAATGGACGGCAACGAATCTGCAGATATGGATGGCAACGAATCTGCAGACATAGACAGCAACATCTTGAAGCCATCTGAATCCCACAGTGTTACCGAAGAGCAAGTGCAGTTACCTGAACAGGACAATGATGCTTTACCATCCTCCAACGTGGTAAACAACTCTGTGCAAGACAATGAGAAATCACCAGAATCTAGTGAAGATTCAGCTGCATTTAATAAGAAATCAATCCTGAAGATGCTAGCATCTGCTTACATGAGTCATAGACAACCTGTCCAAATGAAACAGAGGAACTTGCCCCCCAGAAAAGTTTCACCAAGAGCACCAATACAACCTGCGATCATCATGACAATACCAAAACCCAAGCCACTGGAGAATCagtcaaagacaaaaaaagacaacACCATGGTCGGAGTGAAAACTGCAAAGATGTTGCCTAAGAAGAGCAAGATTATATCTGTGACACAAACTCTCTGTCCTGTGGTGGTTCTTGAAACTCGCCAAAAACTTGTTGGCCGGGACAATGTGGAAGGCAGACATCAGTGCAGACTCTGCCGTAGGGTTTTCCAAGACGTAGACACCTTGATAATGCATCATGCCCTGCATAAAAAAGAACGAGTAAAATTTTGTCTTTGTTGTCAACAATTTGTGATAACCATAATCTCCGTCCCAGAAAGCCATGTCTGCTATGATGGATTTTCTAGAAACCATCAACCTTTGATGGGAAAAATGTCTCTGAAACCAATCAGCCCTACAGATCAACAGGCAGAAAAAATGTTCTACTGTTCTTTATGCAAGCGTGGCTACACACGCATACGCAGCCTCAAAAAGCACAACTGTCCCTGTAAAAATTCTCTGAAATCCCCGACCACTGTAGGCACCAGCGGTAATGTCAAACTTCAAAATTTGGAGGAGTGCAATAGAGCTTTCCTAAACTCGAAAACAAATCAAATGTCAACACAGCATATAGATATTGGTGTAGGCACGGAGTCGGTAAAGATTGAGGAACAGACCACAGAACTTCCTATCGGCAAAAAAGATCAGACTGGGCTGAAGATGCAGCTGAAGGACCAGTTAAATCCCCCGAAAACCCTTGAATCCGTCTTTGCCAGTGTTTCTAACGCCAAACCAACTGAACCAACTAAAAACTCAGTTGAATTACCAGCCAACATAGGTGATGTAAAACAAGAGGAAAGTGATAAATTGGTTGAAAAGCAGTGGACCATGCCTTTGGATGATGCTGAAATTGATGTACTAATAGATGTGGATCAAAAGGACTCAGATGAGGACGATTTGACAGATGTGGTAGGAGACGACTGCGATGAAGCTGAGGATGATGTAATTGTAGAGCCTCATGAGGACATGGAAATGAAGTCAGCAGTACCTAGTAATGGCTTTCAGGTGCATGTGACTAACAAAGGCTTGAAAAGGTTTGTTTGCAACGGGTGCCAGAGAAGCTATTCCCGCCTGTTTACTCTAAAGGAGCATTTGAGGTTTTGTGATGCAAGAGAGTTAAAGCTGCCAAATGTTACATCATCCAATACGGCTGGGCCGATTAAAAGGTTTCCATGTCCTCAGTGTGGTAAGTTCTTTAGCCGCAAAGACAATATGAATATGCATCAAAGGAAGTGCCATCCTGCAACAAACACTGATTCAGTAGTAAGTAACAGAACAGTGGAGCCTAAAACACCTGTAGCTCAGGAAAACTTATTCGTCCTGTCACCATCTACAGAAAGTCAAGCAGTCCGTCAAGAAAGCACTCCGAATACTAGCAGTAACAGAAACTGGGGGATCATGTCACTTCCATCTGTGCTCCCAAGACGAGTGACGTGCGAATGCGGATCCTCGTTCACTTGTCCTCGACTTCTCTTCGAACACCTGCAACAGCATGCGCAGGAGTCCTACATTTGTCCACACTGTGGTGAGAACCTACAATCGTGGATGGATTTTGAGGCACATCAGCAGTTGCACCAAGCTCAGAGCTCTCCAAGTGAGCAAAGAGCTGCCCAGCAGCAACCTCATTCATTTTCCCAAGCGCAACCATCCCGTGCTCTGACTCGGCCGCAACAGTCTCCAGGTTTTCCTGAGCATAACATAAAAGCCCAACTGCCTGGACTCTTGGCACCTCAACATTTGAACAATAGGCCAATTCCTGAGGCTCTGACTTGCAATAAATGCAAAAAGAACTTCAGTCTCCGCAGAAACTTGTTAAGACACATACGGTTGCGTTGTAATGGCGATACTGCAGATCAGAAGAATCACACCTGCTCTCGTTGTGGTACAACATTCCAAAGCCCATTGATGCTTAAAATTCACATTCAAAGCAATACATGTAAACCTGCATTTAAACCGATTCGGTGCCCGGTGTGTGTGCGTTGGTTCAGTTGTCTAGATGGGCTCAAGAGACACCTGGTCTCACACAGCAGGCAGTCCGTCTTAACATGTCAGATTTGTGACCAGAACTGTCCAACCCCTCAGGCACTCGAGGAGCATAAAAGAAACGTTCATCGACTCAACAGCGGAATGAGGCCAGCGGAGAATGCACAACAACAGCTGCATCAAGCTGGTGCACAAACCAGTCCATCTACTCCTACTCCTTTTCAATGTCACATTTGTCTTCGCTACTATCCAAAGCTTCAGTCCCTGAAGGATCACTTGAGGAAAGTTCATCGGCCAAAACAGCCGAAACAAACAAATCGGAGTACCATAGAACCGGTCCGTTCTGGACCGTTTCAATGTCAGATATGTGACCGCTTCTATCCTAACATTAAATCTCtgaaaaaccacagaagaagagtGCATCACATTGTGGGTGGTGTGTTTCTGCCATCAAAGGGAACGGAGCAAAACATCACTCCCAgtcattttcagtgtcacatttgcCCAGGCAGCTATCCAGATGAACAGTCCCTCCGAAACCACAGAAGAAGGGTCCATCAAATAGTGGAAGGTCAGGACCTGTCGAGGGGAATCACTCAACACATTCTATACAAGTGTCAGATTTGCCAGCGCGGCTATCCTGATGCAGTGTCCCTTAGAAATCATAGGAGGAGAGTTCATCGTATATTAGGGCCAGTGCCTGAAACAccaccaccaacaacaacaacaaataatgacACAGAAGATGTTCTAGAGCAGAAACCGATACCTTTCCTGTGA